The Lactuca sativa cultivar Salinas chromosome 2, Lsat_Salinas_v11, whole genome shotgun sequence genome includes a window with the following:
- the LOC111910854 gene encoding beta-fructofuranosidase, soluble isoenzyme I, which yields MAADLEHATSTSYSLLPDSDHHHYPPPISQRRRPLTLLSSIFLSMLIFSSLIALILNRHSQPHTSVDDETGDRAPANEAFKPISRGVSQGVSEKSNFQLSSPGADDIYPWTNAMLSWQRTGFHFQPPKNWMNDPNGPLYHMGWYHLFYQYNPDAAVWGNITWGHAISKDLINWQHLPFAMVPDHWYDINGVWTGSATLLHDGKIVMLYTGDTDQEVQVQNLAYPANLSDPLLLDWVKYPGNPVLLPPPGIGAKDFRDPTTAWFNPNGKWRVGLGSKVNKTGITLVYETTDFTSFELLDDVMHAVPGTGMWECVDFYPVSTTQSNGLDTSVNGKGIKHVLKSSLDDNKHDYYALGTYDSISDKWTPDNYDLDVGIGLRLDYGKYYASKTFYDQSTQRRILWGWTGETDSEAADILKGWASVQTIPREVVFDKKTGTNILQWPVKEVEKLRAKNTKFQKVLLKPGSLVPLEVGLATQLDILATFDIDKTTVEAAIEADVGYNCTTSGGSAARGVFGPFGLIVVADESLTEQTPVYFYIAKGADGVATTYFCADESKSSTAADVTKIIYGSSVPVLHGENFSMRLLVDHSIVESFAQGGRTVITSRVYPTMAIYSAAKVFLFNNATGISVNANVNVWKMNSAQIDYFPLGRQH from the exons ATGGCTGCTGATCTCGAACATGCCACATCCACCTCATATTCTCTTTTGCCGGATTCCGATCACCACCACTACCCACCGCCGATCTCTCAACGACGACGACCCCTCACCCTCTTGTCCTCGATCTTTCTGTCCATGTTAATATTTTCGTCTTTAATAGCTCTCATCCTCAACCGACATAGTCAACCTCATACTAGTGTCGACGATGAAACCGGCGACAGAGCTCCGGCGAACGAGGCTTTTAAACCCATTTCAAGAGGAGTGTCTCAAGGGGTGTCGGAGAAGAGTAATTTCCAGCTGTCATCTCCCGGCGCTGACGACATATACCCTTGGACCAATGCCATGTTGTCTTGGCAAAGAACAGGCTTTCATTTTCAACCTCCGAAAAACTGGATGAATG ATCCCAACG GTCCATTGTATCACATGGGATGGTACCATTTGTTCTATCAATACAACCCGGATGCAGCAGTATGGGGAAACATCACATGGGGACACGCAATATCAAAGGATCTGATCAATTGGCAGCATCTCCCGTTTGCTATGGTTCCTGATCACTGGTACGATATCAACGGCGTCTGGACAGGTTCTGCTACACTCCTTCATGATGGTAAGATCGTTATGTTGTATACCGGGGACACCGATCAGGAAGTGCAGGTGCAAAACTTAGCATACCCCGCCAACCTATCCGATCCTCTCCTCCTAGATTGGGTCAAGTACCCGGGTAACCCAGTTTTGCTACCACCACCCGGCATTGGCGCTAAGGATTTTAGGGATCCAACTACCGCTTGGTTCAACCCAAATGGAAAATGGCGGGTCGGGTTAGGGTCCAAGGTTAACAAGACGGGCATTACACTTGTTTATGAAACAACAGATTTCACGAGCTTTGAGTTGTTGGATGATGTGATGCATGCAGTTCCGGGTACGGGTATGTGGGAGTGTGTCGACTTTTATCCGGTGTCAACAACACAGTCAAACGGGTTGGATACATCGGTCAACGGAAAGGGTATTAAGCATGTGTTGAAATCAAGTTTAGATGATAATAAACATGATTATTATGCACTTGGGACGTATGATTCGATTAGTGACAAATGGACACCCGATAATTATGATTTAGATGTGGGTATAGGGCTACGACTTGATTATGGAAAATATTATGCATCAAAGACTTTTTACGACCAAAGTACTCAAAGAAGAATTCTATGGGGTTGGACTGGTGAAACAGATAGTGAAGCTGCCGATATTTTGAAGGGATGGGCCTCCGTTCAG ACCATTCCAAGAGAGGTGGTGTTTGACAAAAAGACCGGGACGAATATACTTCAATGGCCAGTTAAAGAGGTTGAGAAGTTGAGAGCCAAAAATACGAAATTTCAAAAAGTTTTGCTTAAACCGGGATCTCTTGTGCCACTTGAAGTAGGCTTAGCTACACAG TTAGACATACTAGCAACGTTTGATATTGATAAGACAACGGTAGAGGCAGCAATTGAGGCGGATGTGGGTTACAATTGCACCACAAGTGGTGGTTCCGCCGCTAGAGgagtttttggaccttttggaTTGATAGTTGTTGCAGATGAATCACTCACTGAGCAAACTCCTGTCTATTTTTATATTGCTAAAGGTGCTGATGGGGTTGCTACTACTTATTTTTGTGCCGATGAGTCCAA ATCATCAACGGCTGCGGATGTCACAAAAATAATCTATGGGAGCAGTGTTCCTGTTCTACATGGTGAAAATTTTAGCATGAGATTATTG gTTGATCATTCCATAGTGGAAAGTTTTGCTCAAGGTGGAAGGACGGTTATAACCTCAAGGGTATATCCAACAATGGCAATTTACAGCGCAGCAAAGGTCTTCCTATTCAATAATGCTACAGGAATAAGTGTAAATGCAAACGTAAATGTATGGAAAATGAACTCAGCCCAGATCGATTATTTCCCCCTTGGGCGCCAACATTAA